From Paraburkholderia hayleyella, a single genomic window includes:
- a CDS encoding bifunctional diguanylate cyclase/phosphodiesterase produces the protein MARPSHPFRFSHARMPRHSRDPAVPRRRALLAIPLLGVLVLVLLWTVVSTRLALEKEATYRESIASAAILSAALEQHTIKAIHQIDQITRFVKYEFEKSPGTFELTNTVAKSVVQDETLIQVSLIDEHGMLVASTANTRVKPIDLSDREHFKVHQRRKNDELYISKPVLGRVSGHWTLQMTRRLNHPDGSFAGVVVVSEDPAYFTSDFYNNPAIGRDGMIAVIADNGDVLARMSGNNPSPGNALAAAGRYSPMSPLSGSGVDPLDKIKRITSYRHIDGYPLGVMVGLAETEEFADYNHTRNIYLLMSSFISFAIISFFIVATGLTSKLLGREREITHLIQYDLLTGLPNRYATLQNLRREVTEPTANVGRLALLLIDLDNFKALNDALGHNAGDIVLQMTASRLASAVEGEGTLSRMGGDEFAVIVKSDAVQVHSLKLAEAIVQAFAQPFAVHGGNRFTLHASIGIALYSVANENEIDLLKKADLALYSAKTEGKNGYQFYAPSLSHRADHLLQWEQQLRAALVHKQLFLVYQPKIDLTRRCITGFEALVHWNHPEHGLIPASEFIPVAESTGLIVPMGDFVIQSACRQLAQWQHEGVEALTLAVNISAVQFWRGDLLASVAQAIREAGIAANRLELEITETTMMEYPDLVAEKIVALKRLGVRIALDDFGTGYSSLSYLNRFSVDTLKVDRSFVQAVPVDHGVCLMVTAIVNLARSLGLTVVVEGTETEEQIAWLSALGQIEAQGTLFSRPVPVSDVPALLERFGVCEAPSSSCHELEQQASETAS, from the coding sequence ATGGCTCGCCCGTCGCATCCCTTTCGCTTTTCTCACGCCCGCATGCCGCGGCACAGCCGCGATCCGGCTGTGCCGCGCCGTCGCGCCCTACTGGCGATTCCCCTGTTAGGCGTACTGGTGCTGGTTTTGCTATGGACCGTGGTCTCAACCCGGCTCGCGCTCGAAAAAGAAGCGACTTACCGTGAATCCATTGCTTCGGCGGCAATTTTGTCGGCGGCACTCGAACAGCACACGATCAAGGCCATTCATCAGATTGACCAGATCACGCGCTTCGTCAAATACGAGTTTGAAAAATCACCTGGAACATTCGAACTGACGAACACCGTGGCAAAAAGCGTCGTGCAGGACGAAACGCTCATCCAGGTGTCATTGATCGACGAACACGGCATGCTGGTCGCCAGCACGGCAAACACCCGCGTCAAACCCATCGATCTGTCCGACCGCGAGCATTTTAAAGTTCATCAGCGGCGGAAAAACGACGAGCTGTACATCAGCAAACCTGTGTTAGGACGCGTTTCCGGGCACTGGACACTGCAAATGACGCGCCGCCTGAATCATCCCGATGGTTCGTTCGCAGGCGTCGTCGTGGTCTCGGAAGACCCGGCCTATTTCACGAGCGATTTCTACAACAATCCCGCCATCGGCCGCGACGGCATGATCGCGGTGATTGCCGACAACGGCGATGTGCTCGCACGCATGAGCGGCAACAACCCGAGCCCGGGCAACGCATTGGCGGCCGCCGGCCGCTACTCGCCCATGTCACCGCTGTCCGGCTCCGGCGTCGATCCGCTCGACAAGATCAAACGCATCACGTCATACCGTCATATCGACGGTTATCCGCTTGGTGTGATGGTTGGCCTCGCCGAAACAGAAGAGTTCGCCGATTACAACCACACACGCAATATTTATCTTTTAATGTCTAGTTTTATCTCGTTTGCGATAATTTCATTCTTTATTGTGGCAACCGGCCTGACTAGCAAATTGCTGGGCCGCGAACGGGAGATCACCCATCTGATTCAGTACGACCTGCTCACTGGCCTGCCCAACCGCTACGCGACCCTGCAAAACCTGCGACGCGAGGTGACAGAACCCACGGCCAACGTCGGGCGGCTGGCGCTCCTGTTGATTGATCTCGACAACTTCAAGGCGCTCAACGATGCGCTCGGCCACAACGCGGGCGACATCGTGTTGCAAATGACCGCATCACGTCTGGCCAGCGCGGTGGAAGGCGAAGGTACGCTAAGCCGGATGGGCGGCGATGAGTTCGCTGTCATCGTGAAAAGCGATGCGGTGCAAGTCCACTCGCTCAAGCTCGCCGAGGCGATAGTGCAAGCTTTCGCGCAACCGTTTGCGGTGCACGGCGGCAATCGCTTTACGCTACATGCCAGCATCGGCATTGCGCTGTATAGCGTCGCCAACGAAAACGAAATCGACCTGCTGAAAAAAGCGGATCTGGCGTTGTATAGCGCGAAAACCGAGGGCAAAAACGGTTACCAGTTTTACGCACCGTCCCTGTCGCATCGTGCCGATCATCTGCTGCAGTGGGAACAGCAACTGCGTGCCGCGCTCGTGCACAAGCAGCTGTTTCTGGTGTACCAGCCCAAGATCGATCTGACGCGCCGTTGCATTACCGGTTTCGAAGCGCTCGTGCACTGGAACCATCCCGAACATGGGTTGATTCCGGCCAGCGAATTTATTCCAGTAGCCGAATCAACCGGGTTGATCGTACCGATGGGAGATTTCGTCATCCAAAGCGCCTGCCGTCAGCTCGCGCAGTGGCAGCACGAAGGCGTCGAGGCGCTGACGTTGGCCGTGAATATTTCAGCCGTGCAATTTTGGCGTGGTGATTTATTGGCCAGCGTGGCGCAAGCCATCCGCGAAGCGGGCATTGCCGCCAACCGGCTCGAACTCGAAATCACCGAGACCACGATGATGGAGTATCCCGATCTGGTCGCGGAGAAAATCGTCGCGCTCAAGCGCCTGGGGGTGCGTATTGCACTAGACGACTTTGGCACGGGTTATTCGTCGCTGTCGTACCTGAATCGCTTTTCGGTCGATACGCTGAAGGTGGACCGCTCTTTTGTGCAGGCGGTTCCGGTGGACCATGGCGTGTGCCTGATGGTGACGGCGATCGTCAATCTGGCGCGTTCGCTCGGCTTGACGGTGGTCGTCGAAGGCACGGAAACCGAAGAGCAGATTGCATGGTTAAGCGCATTGGGACAGATCGAGGCGCAAGGGACCTTGTTTTCACGGCCGGTTCCCGTAAGCGACGTGCCTGCGCTGCTTGAACGTTTCGGCGTGTGTGAGGCGCCGTCATCCTCATGCCATGAACTTGAGCAGCAAGCGAGCGAGACGGCCTCATAG
- a CDS encoding Zn-dependent hydrolase — protein sequence MTKLLRIKGTRLWASLMEMAQVGATPRGGVRRLALTDEDRRGRDLFAQWCREAGMTVSVDEVGNLFARREGTDPDAAPVLVGSHLDTQPEGGRFDGVYGVLAALELVRTLNDAGVATRKPVEIVSWTNEEGARFTPAMLGSAVFTGSTPLGEALGKCDADGVTLAQALEQSGYRGARAVTGRVLDAYFEAHIEQGPILEAHGTTIGVVSGGQAIRWLDVRVSGMAAHAGTTPMPYRKDALFASAQMAGELEQIVARYAPAALVTIGQINIANASRNTIAANVTFSVDLRHPEDAQLDALERELRTAFARIAAERGVSVEIDTDWNSPATPFDAGCVALVAQAAAQLGYSHESIISGAGHDAIHLARYCPTAMVFIPCVDGLSHNEAEEALPEDVTCGAEVLLNAVLARAGVAVAGQAAAA from the coding sequence ATGACGAAACTGTTACGGATCAAAGGCACTCGCCTGTGGGCGAGCCTGATGGAAATGGCACAAGTGGGGGCGACACCGCGCGGTGGGGTCAGGCGTCTGGCGTTGACGGACGAGGATCGGCGCGGGCGCGATCTTTTTGCCCAGTGGTGCCGCGAGGCGGGCATGACGGTGAGCGTCGATGAGGTGGGCAACCTGTTTGCGCGGCGTGAGGGCACCGATCCTGACGCAGCACCTGTCCTGGTGGGCAGCCATCTCGACACGCAGCCCGAAGGGGGGCGCTTCGATGGTGTTTATGGCGTGCTGGCCGCGCTTGAACTGGTACGCACGCTGAACGATGCGGGTGTGGCGACACGCAAGCCGGTTGAGATCGTGTCATGGACCAACGAAGAAGGCGCCCGCTTTACTCCGGCGATGCTGGGCTCTGCTGTTTTCACGGGGAGCACGCCGCTCGGCGAGGCGCTCGGCAAGTGCGATGCCGATGGCGTCACGCTGGCGCAGGCCTTGGAACAAAGCGGTTATCGCGGCGCGCGCGCGGTGACGGGCAGGGTGCTGGATGCTTATTTCGAAGCCCATATCGAACAGGGGCCGATCCTCGAGGCGCATGGCACGACGATTGGCGTGGTCAGCGGAGGGCAGGCGATTCGCTGGCTCGATGTGCGGGTGAGCGGCATGGCGGCTCATGCAGGCACCACACCGATGCCCTATCGCAAGGACGCGCTGTTTGCCAGCGCGCAGATGGCCGGCGAACTTGAGCAGATCGTGGCGCGTTACGCGCCGGCTGCGCTCGTGACGATTGGCCAGATCAACATCGCCAATGCCTCGCGTAACACGATTGCGGCTAACGTGACCTTTAGCGTGGACCTGCGCCATCCCGAGGATGCCCAGCTCGATGCGCTTGAACGCGAATTGCGCACGGCGTTTGCCAGAATCGCGGCGGAGCGTGGCGTGAGCGTCGAGATCGACACGGACTGGAACAGCCCCGCGACACCGTTCGACGCGGGTTGCGTGGCGCTCGTCGCACAGGCCGCGGCACAACTGGGCTATTCCCATGAATCGATCATCAGTGGCGCGGGCCATGACGCGATTCATCTGGCGCGGTATTGCCCGACTGCGATGGTGTTTATTCCGTGCGTCGATGGCCTGTCGCATAACGAAGCCGAAGAGGCCTTGCCGGAAGACGTGACCTGCGGCGCGGAGGTTCTGCTCAATGCGGTGCTGGCGCGAGCCGGAGTGGCCGTGGCGGGGCAAGCCGCTGCCGCGTGA
- a CDS encoding MFS transporter: MIQPNPSARRQPVRAAAAAFIGTMIEWYDFYIYATAAALVFGELYFPSHDPFLSTMAAFGTFAVGFFARPLGGLIFGHLGDRIGRKKALMTTLMMMGVATVCIGLLPDFTTVGVLAPVLLVLLRVVQGIAVGGEWGGAVLMAGEHAPAGRRTFFASFAQLGSPAGLILSLLAFRAVTSLDKADFLAWGWRLPFLASAVLLIVGLLIRLGVNESPEFERVKESNRTVKLPIAEVLRSAWALVLLCIGANTIGIAGVYFTNTFMIAYTTQYVGISRSLILDCLFLVAIIQFLVQPLAAWVAERIGGARFLKLAALAAMISPYPMFLLVQSGSRLSIVIGIALAVVCMASYYSVIAGFVSGIFATRVRYSAISLSYQVCGAVAGGLTPLIGTWLAHRFIGQWWPLAVFYTCLAGISLLSVIALDARRGTRADVTEAAIVR, encoded by the coding sequence ATGATCCAGCCCAATCCTTCCGCCCGCCGTCAGCCGGTGCGTGCCGCTGCGGCGGCATTCATCGGCACGATGATCGAGTGGTACGACTTCTACATTTACGCCACGGCTGCGGCCCTTGTGTTTGGCGAGCTGTATTTTCCTTCGCACGATCCTTTTCTTAGCACGATGGCGGCGTTCGGGACGTTTGCGGTGGGCTTTTTCGCCCGCCCCCTGGGAGGCCTGATTTTTGGCCATCTCGGTGACCGGATCGGGCGCAAGAAAGCCTTGATGACCACCTTGATGATGATGGGCGTGGCCACTGTCTGCATTGGCTTGTTGCCGGATTTCACGACAGTCGGCGTGCTGGCTCCGGTGTTGCTGGTGCTGCTGCGCGTGGTGCAAGGCATCGCGGTGGGCGGTGAGTGGGGCGGCGCGGTGCTGATGGCCGGGGAGCATGCGCCTGCAGGACGGCGCACGTTTTTTGCCTCGTTTGCGCAGCTGGGCAGTCCTGCTGGCCTGATCCTGTCGTTGCTGGCATTCCGCGCGGTGACTTCGCTCGACAAGGCGGATTTTCTGGCCTGGGGCTGGCGCTTGCCGTTTCTGGCCAGCGCGGTGTTGCTGATTGTCGGCTTGCTGATTCGTCTCGGTGTCAATGAATCGCCTGAATTCGAGCGCGTGAAAGAGTCCAACCGCACGGTCAAACTACCCATCGCGGAAGTGTTGCGTTCCGCGTGGGCGCTGGTGCTGCTGTGCATTGGCGCGAACACGATCGGAATCGCCGGGGTGTATTTCACCAACACTTTCATGATTGCCTACACGACGCAATACGTCGGGATCTCGCGCTCGCTGATTCTCGATTGCCTGTTTCTGGTCGCCATCATTCAGTTTCTGGTGCAGCCACTCGCGGCCTGGGTGGCTGAGCGCATCGGCGGCGCGCGTTTTCTCAAGCTGGCGGCGCTGGCCGCGATGATTTCGCCTTATCCGATGTTCCTGCTTGTGCAAAGCGGCAGCCGTCTGTCAATCGTGATTGGCATTGCGCTGGCGGTGGTGTGCATGGCGAGTTATTACTCGGTGATCGCGGGTTTCGTTAGCGGGATTTTTGCTACACGCGTGCGCTATTCGGCGATTTCGCTTTCCTATCAGGTTTGCGGTGCGGTTGCTGGTGGCCTGACACCGCTGATCGGCACCTGGCTGGCGCATCGTTTCATCGGGCAATGGTGGCCGCTGGCGGTGTTTTATACGTGTCTCGCCGGGATCTCGCTGCTCAGCGTCATCGCGCTCGATGCGCGTCGTGGCACGCGCGCCGATGTGACCGAAGCGGCCATTGTGCGTTGA
- a CDS encoding PhzF family phenazine biosynthesis protein, whose protein sequence is MPEFKNVRFKQVDVFTSTPFKGNPLAVVFEADGMTSVQMQAIASWTNLSETVFLSRATDPEADYRARIFTPVTELPFAGHPTLGAAHALLESGYQPKRPGRLVQQCGAGLIELESQSNGDWAFSVSEADVTPLSPTEYDALALALNSDQVDFSAMPCAVNNGASWLVIRMNSAQACLEVQPERLEIARLTRRVHAHGIALYGPHEADGPATFEMRCLLTGEHGGQGGLLEDPVTGSANAAVAGLLAAMGKAPGTHYTVRQGTLLGRNGNVSVRYEKNSPKIWIGGPVITIIDGTFRRPQAPLA, encoded by the coding sequence ATGCCAGAATTTAAAAACGTCCGTTTTAAACAGGTCGATGTATTCACCTCGACGCCATTCAAAGGCAACCCGCTCGCGGTCGTGTTCGAAGCCGACGGCATGACATCCGTCCAAATGCAGGCAATCGCCAGTTGGACCAATCTGTCCGAAACCGTCTTTCTTTCCAGGGCGACGGATCCCGAAGCCGACTACCGTGCGCGTATTTTCACCCCCGTCACTGAACTGCCGTTCGCGGGCCATCCCACACTAGGCGCGGCGCACGCGCTGCTCGAAAGCGGCTATCAGCCCAAGCGCCCAGGCAGGCTCGTGCAGCAATGCGGCGCCGGGCTGATCGAACTGGAGTCGCAAAGCAACGGCGATTGGGCCTTTAGCGTGTCCGAGGCCGATGTCACACCGCTGTCTCCCACCGAATACGACGCGCTGGCCCTCGCGCTGAATAGCGATCAGGTCGATTTCAGCGCCATGCCATGCGCCGTCAATAATGGCGCGTCATGGCTGGTTATCCGCATGAATTCGGCCCAGGCCTGCCTTGAGGTTCAACCCGAACGCCTCGAAATTGCCCGCCTGACCCGGCGGGTCCACGCCCATGGCATCGCGCTGTATGGGCCCCATGAGGCCGATGGCCCGGCCACCTTTGAAATGCGCTGCCTGCTGACCGGCGAGCACGGAGGCCAGGGCGGCCTGCTGGAAGACCCTGTCACGGGCAGCGCCAACGCTGCCGTCGCTGGGCTGCTCGCCGCCATGGGCAAGGCCCCGGGCACGCACTACACCGTGCGCCAGGGAACCCTGCTGGGCCGCAACGGCAATGTGTCGGTCCGTTATGAAAAAAACAGCCCGAAAATCTGGATCGGCGGCCCGGTCATCACGATTATTGACGGGACCTTCCGGCGCCCCCAAGCGCCGCTTGCTTAA
- a CDS encoding histone deacetylase family protein translates to MLTFFHPEQLLHHPRSYLSRGQMRTPQEVPERAARLVAATRALGFEVREPADSGMAALAAVHDMNYLRFLEEAHRSWKQMPDDWGDEVMSNIFVREPNPLRGVLAQAARYLADGSCPVGANTWRSAYWSAQSALAVAAALNDGTREAYALCRPPGHHARRDAAGGFCYLNNAALAAQSLRSRYKRVAILDTDMHHGQGVQEIFYGRDDVMYLSVHGDPTNFYPVVAGYEDERGIGAGAGFNVNFPMPHGSTEAVFFERVEDALRALRRFQPDALVLALGFDIYREDPQSQVAVTTAGFGRLGAAIGALNLPSAIVQEGGYHLASLEANAHAFFNGFMGARG, encoded by the coding sequence ATGTTGACCTTCTTTCATCCGGAACAGTTGCTGCATCATCCGCGCAGTTATCTTTCGCGCGGCCAGATGCGCACGCCACAGGAAGTCCCTGAGCGCGCGGCACGGCTGGTCGCGGCAACGCGGGCGCTGGGCTTCGAGGTGCGAGAGCCGGCTGATTCCGGCATGGCCGCGCTCGCTGCGGTTCATGACATGAATTACCTGCGCTTTCTTGAAGAGGCGCACCGCAGTTGGAAGCAGATGCCCGATGACTGGGGCGACGAAGTGATGTCGAATATTTTCGTGCGCGAGCCGAACCCGCTACGCGGTGTGCTGGCGCAGGCGGCACGGTATCTGGCTGACGGCAGTTGCCCGGTGGGGGCGAACACCTGGCGCTCGGCGTACTGGTCGGCGCAAAGCGCGCTGGCTGTGGCCGCGGCGCTCAATGACGGCACGCGTGAAGCGTATGCGCTCTGCCGCCCGCCGGGCCATCACGCGCGCCGGGATGCCGCCGGGGGGTTCTGCTATCTGAACAACGCCGCGCTTGCCGCGCAGTCGCTGCGCAGCCGCTACAAACGCGTGGCGATTCTCGATACCGATATGCATCACGGCCAGGGCGTGCAGGAAATTTTCTATGGCCGCGATGACGTGATGTATCTGTCGGTTCATGGTGACCCGACGAATTTTTATCCGGTCGTGGCGGGCTATGAGGACGAGCGCGGCATAGGGGCGGGAGCGGGTTTTAACGTTAATTTCCCCATGCCTCATGGTTCGACGGAAGCGGTGTTTTTCGAGCGTGTCGAGGATGCGTTGCGGGCGCTCAGACGTTTTCAGCCGGATGCCCTGGTGCTGGCGTTGGGCTTCGATATTTACCGGGAAGATCCGCAATCGCAGGTGGCGGTGACGACCGCAGGGTTCGGCCGCCTGGGCGCTGCGATCGGGGCCTTGAACTTGCCTTCGGCGATTGTCCAGGAAGGCGGTTATCACCTGGCAAGCCTTGAGGCGAATGCGCACGCGTTCTTCAATGGCTTTATGGGTGCGCGAGGCTGA
- a CDS encoding RidA family protein, with protein sequence MSETTLNIYDRLEQLGIELPSAGAPAAAYVMSAQSGKTVYLSGHIAKRSGAVWTGKLGATLGTEEGKAAARAVAIDLLATLHNHVGDLNHVTRIVKLMSLVNSTPEFTEQHLVTNGASELIAEVFGERGQHARSAFGVAQIPLGACVEIEMIAEVK encoded by the coding sequence ATGTCTGAAACCACACTGAACATCTACGACCGCCTGGAACAGCTCGGCATCGAACTGCCCAGCGCCGGCGCGCCCGCTGCTGCCTACGTGATGAGCGCCCAAAGCGGCAAGACGGTTTATCTGTCAGGGCACATCGCCAAACGCAGCGGGGCAGTCTGGACAGGCAAGCTCGGCGCGACGCTGGGCACGGAAGAAGGCAAGGCCGCCGCCCGCGCCGTCGCCATCGATTTGCTCGCCACGCTGCACAACCATGTCGGCGACCTGAACCACGTCACACGTATCGTCAAGCTGATGAGCCTCGTCAATTCCACGCCCGAGTTCACCGAGCAGCATCTGGTCACCAACGGCGCGTCCGAACTCATCGCGGAAGTTTTCGGTGAACGCGGCCAGCACGCGCGCTCGGCGTTCGGCGTGGCGCAAATTCCGCTCGGCGCGTGCGTGGAGATTGAAATGATCGCGGAAGTCAAATAA
- a CDS encoding PLP-dependent aminotransferase family protein has protein sequence MTQSETPSTLPWQLSERARKLTSSAIREILKITERPEVISFAGGLPAPATFPVEPMRAAAERILREDAAAALQYSATEGYLPLREWIAQRYSTNGARIRPSQVLITTGSQQALDLLGKVLICPGSPVLVETPTYLGALQSFSMFEPRYVQVPTDDDGLIASALTPELTAAARLLYTQPNFQNPTGRRLPLARREALAELAQHAAFPIVEDDPYGALDYAGEPLPTMLSLAPEHIVHLGSFSKVLAPGLRIGYIIAPEALQFKLVQAKQATDLHTPSFTQRIVHEVIKDGFLETHVPTIRALYRDQCAAMLAALERHMPEGVSWNRPQGGMFIWASLPAGMDSMALLEEAIAHNVAFVPGGPFYASEAQASTLRLSFVTVPPAKIDEGIARLAALIRARL, from the coding sequence ATGACTCAATCTGAAACGCCCTCAACGCTGCCGTGGCAGTTGTCCGAACGCGCACGCAAGCTCACCAGTTCGGCGATCCGCGAAATCCTGAAAATTACCGAGCGGCCTGAGGTCATCTCGTTTGCGGGCGGGCTGCCTGCGCCCGCTACGTTTCCGGTGGAGCCAATGCGCGCCGCCGCCGAGCGCATCTTGCGCGAGGACGCCGCTGCCGCCTTGCAATACAGCGCCACCGAAGGCTATCTGCCGCTGCGTGAATGGATTGCCCAGCGCTATTCGACGAACGGCGCGCGGATTCGCCCCAGCCAGGTGCTGATTACGACCGGCTCGCAACAGGCACTCGACTTGCTAGGCAAGGTGCTGATTTGTCCGGGCAGCCCTGTGCTGGTCGAAACCCCGACGTATCTCGGCGCGCTGCAATCGTTTTCGATGTTCGAACCGCGTTATGTCCAGGTCCCCACCGATGACGACGGCCTGATCGCTTCGGCGCTCACACCGGAACTCACCGCTGCTGCGCGCCTGCTCTACACCCAGCCTAACTTTCAGAATCCAACGGGCCGCCGCCTGCCGCTCGCGCGCCGCGAAGCGCTGGCCGAACTGGCGCAACACGCAGCCTTCCCCATTGTCGAAGACGATCCTTACGGCGCCCTCGATTACGCAGGCGAGCCGCTGCCTACGATGCTGTCGCTGGCACCGGAGCACATCGTGCATCTGGGCTCATTCTCCAAGGTGCTCGCGCCGGGCTTGCGCATCGGCTACATCATTGCGCCCGAGGCTTTGCAGTTCAAACTGGTGCAGGCCAAACAGGCCACCGATCTGCATACGCCCAGCTTCACCCAGCGCATCGTGCATGAAGTCATCAAGGATGGCTTTCTCGAAACCCATGTGCCGACCATTCGCGCGCTCTACCGCGATCAATGCGCAGCCATGCTGGCCGCGCTTGAGCGCCACATGCCGGAGGGCGTGAGCTGGAACCGGCCGCAAGGCGGCATGTTCATCTGGGCCTCGCTGCCTGCCGGGATGGATAGCATGGCCTTGCTGGAAGAAGCCATCGCGCACAATGTCGCCTTCGTGCCAGGCGGGCCGTTTTACGCCAGCGAAGCGCAAGCCAGCACGTTGCGGCTGTCCTTCGTCACGGTGCCGCCCGCCAAAATAGACGAAGGCATAGCCCGCCTGGCCGCGCTGATTCGCGCGCGTCTGTGA
- a CDS encoding CopD family protein, with the protein MIYAIEAALFLHLLGVAVWVGGMVFAHFCLRPALADLSPQLRLPLWEAVFGRFFSWAAAAVLLILFSGGFLLSRFGGAHALWPLHTMAGLGVVMMLLFGHIRFALFPRVRRAVQTQNWPDGARAVGVVRQIVLVNIVLGVVTIGVAVLAR; encoded by the coding sequence ATGATTTACGCCATCGAAGCCGCGCTTTTTCTGCATTTGCTTGGCGTTGCCGTCTGGGTGGGCGGCATGGTGTTCGCGCACTTTTGCCTGCGCCCCGCGCTGGCTGACCTGTCGCCGCAATTGCGTTTGCCACTTTGGGAGGCGGTATTCGGGCGCTTTTTCAGCTGGGCCGCCGCTGCTGTGCTGCTGATCCTGTTCTCGGGCGGTTTTTTACTGAGCCGGTTTGGCGGCGCGCATGCCTTGTGGCCGCTGCATACGATGGCAGGCCTTGGCGTCGTGATGATGTTGCTCTTCGGTCACATTCGCTTCGCGCTGTTTCCGCGCGTGCGCCGCGCGGTGCAGACACAAAACTGGCCTGATGGCGCACGTGCGGTTGGCGTTGTGCGCCAGATTGTGCTGGTCAATATCGTGCTGGGCGTCGTGACCATTGGCGTCGCGGTGCTGGCGCGCTAA
- a CDS encoding LysR family transcriptional regulator, which yields MRAEIAHFLNNRLDWNLLRTYLVIVQERSISRAAARLHVTQPAVSQALKRLEDTLGRKLIERRGAQFDPTQAGTEVYRIASDIYSNISRLETELDARAQDITGSIRLLSVSRIESPAYDAFLAGFHRAHARIDLHIEVMRSSDIISSLLQKTATAGLGLCRNPVEKLETRIFLRQRYAIFCGPHHRLFGQTQLTMSDLLTENFVSFTSDQIGDSLSPLTVFRDQKGFTGRIVAASPSLDEVRRLIYAGYGIGCLPEHIVCDDLAQQRLWRLPPEDGLVDVDVNLLWHRERKMSTAEQTFLESFERVMQRYSMAQRLGLEPLETRDGIIAA from the coding sequence ATGCGCGCAGAAATTGCCCATTTTCTGAATAACCGGCTCGACTGGAACCTGTTACGCACCTACCTCGTCATCGTTCAGGAACGCAGCATCAGCCGTGCCGCAGCACGGCTGCATGTCACCCAGCCGGCTGTCAGCCAGGCACTCAAACGTCTCGAAGACACCCTCGGCCGCAAGCTGATCGAACGGCGCGGCGCGCAGTTCGATCCGACCCAGGCAGGCACGGAGGTGTATCGCATCGCCAGCGATATCTACAGCAATATTTCGCGCCTCGAAACCGAACTGGATGCCCGCGCCCAGGACATCACCGGTTCAATTCGTCTGCTGAGCGTGAGCCGGATCGAGTCCCCCGCCTACGATGCGTTTCTCGCCGGGTTTCACCGCGCCCATGCGCGCATCGATTTGCATATCGAGGTCATGCGTTCCTCGGACATTATTTCGTCGCTGCTGCAAAAAACCGCGACCGCAGGTCTTGGCCTGTGCCGCAATCCCGTTGAAAAACTGGAAACGCGTATTTTCTTACGCCAGCGTTATGCGATTTTTTGTGGTCCGCACCATCGGCTATTTGGTCAGACGCAACTGACGATGAGCGATCTGCTCACGGAAAACTTCGTTTCATTCACCAGCGACCAGATTGGCGATAGCCTCTCGCCGCTGACCGTGTTCCGTGACCAGAAAGGGTTCACTGGGCGCATCGTGGCGGCCTCGCCGAGCCTCGATGAAGTCCGGCGGCTCATCTACGCGGGATATGGCATTGGTTGCCTGCCAGAACACATCGTCTGCGACGATCTGGCCCAGCAGCGCCTGTGGCGGCTGCCGCCGGAAGACGGGCTCGTTGATGTCGATGTCAATTTGCTGTGGCACCGCGAACGCAAGATGAGCACGGCGGAGCAAACCTTTCTGGAGAGTTTCGAGCGCGTCATGCAGCGCTATTCGATGGCGCAGCGGCTCGGGCTGGAGCCGCTGGAAACGCGAGACGGCATTATCGCCGCATGA